A genomic region of Candidatus Neomarinimicrobiota bacterium contains the following coding sequences:
- a CDS encoding NAD(P)-dependent glycerol-3-phosphate dehydrogenase, which yields MKNVVILGAGSWGGTIAEHLAKKGHHVTVWHKNVEELKQMAEKRTHPFFDGLQFSPSIRFVESMDDVGKPELVVLGIPSQGVRDVMNSLPKLFESIVYVNLAKGIENESLKRMSEVIMECGDIAEKNVVTLSGPSHAEEVARGLPTTLVAGGVDSKSTDLVQKVFSSPSLRVYVNSDIVGVELGGSVKNVIALAAGVCDGIGFGDNTKAALITRGIVEITRLGVAVGSKPETFSGLSGIGDLIATCLSRHSRNRYVGEQIGQGRSLDKILDEMIMVAEGVKTSLSVKALSEKQSVEMPICDAVYESLYEGRDPKEAVSKLMTRELGSEED from the coding sequence ATAAAAAATGTAGTGATTCTAGGTGCAGGATCATGGGGCGGTACCATTGCAGAGCACCTGGCGAAAAAGGGGCACCATGTCACCGTCTGGCACAAGAACGTGGAGGAACTGAAACAGATGGCTGAAAAGCGAACCCATCCGTTCTTTGACGGCTTGCAATTCTCACCTTCCATTCGCTTCGTTGAATCCATGGATGATGTGGGAAAACCTGAGCTGGTGGTCTTGGGAATCCCATCCCAAGGAGTAAGGGATGTGATGAACAGTCTCCCCAAGTTATTTGAGAGTATCGTATATGTAAATCTTGCCAAAGGAATCGAAAATGAATCGCTGAAACGGATGAGTGAAGTGATTATGGAGTGCGGGGATATAGCTGAGAAAAATGTAGTAACCCTCTCCGGGCCAAGTCATGCCGAAGAGGTGGCTCGAGGCTTGCCAACTACTCTAGTGGCCGGTGGTGTGGACTCCAAATCAACAGACCTTGTTCAAAAAGTTTTTTCTTCACCATCACTGCGTGTTTATGTTAACAGCGATATTGTGGGGGTAGAGCTGGGCGGTTCGGTGAAGAATGTTATTGCCTTGGCAGCTGGGGTGTGTGATGGCATAGGCTTTGGCGATAATACTAAAGCTGCTCTTATTACACGCGGAATTGTGGAAATCACCCGGCTGGGTGTTGCCGTAGGATCGAAACCGGAAACATTTTCGGGCCTCAGTGGAATTGGTGATCTTATTGCCACCTGCTTGAGCCGGCACAGCCGGAACCGCTACGTGGGCGAACAGATCGGCCAAGGACGCTCTCTGGATAAGATTCTTGACGAAATGATAATGGTGGCGGAAGGGGTAAAGACGTCCCTTTCGGTAAAAGCGCTATCTGAAAAACAATCAGTGGAGATGCCCATATGTGATGCGGTATATGAATCCCTCTATGAGGGACGGGACCCGAAAGAAGCGGTAAGCAAACTTATGACCAGGGAGTTAGGCAGTGAAGAGGATTGA
- a CDS encoding NAD(P)/FAD-dependent oxidoreductase: protein MKKISRRKFIKTSTTGMAVATATPMLAARAFSSAPGSEKNVLVLGAGLAGLSCAYELDKAGYDVTVLEARTRPGGRVRTYRDPFADGLYAEMGAEYVDASDTYVRKYCKKFGLELLTAKLYDGIYVRGRRYSMSDFIKQKQTLPFEGVEPGKLFANERKYIKHWFNKIDDINNLPPEVLDLDKMSVAELLKKEKAPRDIVELYTYTNATESTIRPDQANALSFVLGHYHALGFNENTDEGRILGGNDQLPKSFAREISESIKYGKPVRKISMREKEVEVSFEEGGKMATITSPRVVIAMPFSTLRKVTMSNRFPDDKMKCIRELQYGEVMKFAMQFKRRFWNDPGSVGQRVFTDTPLRRVYHFPIDQPGPRGLLVTFTSAEDAKKIGRLTPENRLIKARKVVSEIWNEAERYWENGTMKYWNEDPFTQGSYSSLGVGQSRDFRAIAGRQEGIVHFAGEHTTGASMNGAIKSGVRVSEEVRKTIG, encoded by the coding sequence ATGAAAAAAATATCTAGAAGAAAGTTCATAAAAACGAGCACAACAGGCATGGCCGTTGCTACGGCGACACCAATGTTAGCTGCTCGTGCTTTTTCATCTGCTCCAGGTTCCGAGAAAAATGTTCTGGTTTTGGGGGCTGGGCTTGCCGGTTTGAGTTGTGCTTATGAGTTGGACAAGGCTGGTTATGATGTCACTGTCTTAGAGGCTAGAACCCGACCAGGTGGGCGAGTAAGAACCTATCGTGATCCATTTGCCGATGGGCTTTACGCAGAAATGGGTGCTGAATATGTGGATGCAAGCGATACCTACGTACGCAAATATTGCAAAAAGTTCGGCCTGGAACTCCTTACGGCTAAACTCTATGATGGTATTTATGTCCGTGGACGCCGGTACTCAATGTCTGATTTCATAAAACAGAAACAGACCTTGCCTTTTGAAGGCGTAGAACCGGGTAAACTATTTGCCAACGAGCGGAAATATATCAAACACTGGTTCAACAAGATTGATGATATAAATAACCTCCCTCCTGAGGTATTGGACCTAGATAAAATGTCCGTGGCAGAACTGTTGAAAAAAGAAAAAGCACCGAGAGATATTGTTGAACTATATACATATACAAACGCCACTGAAAGTACTATTAGACCGGATCAGGCAAATGCCCTTAGTTTTGTTCTGGGTCATTACCATGCATTAGGATTTAACGAAAATACAGATGAAGGACGAATCTTGGGCGGTAACGATCAGCTGCCTAAGAGTTTTGCTAGGGAGATTTCAGAATCAATTAAATATGGGAAGCCCGTACGGAAAATATCGATGAGGGAAAAAGAGGTTGAAGTGTCGTTTGAAGAAGGGGGTAAAATGGCCACAATTACCTCACCCCGTGTTGTTATTGCCATGCCCTTTAGCACCTTGCGGAAGGTGACCATGTCAAACAGGTTTCCTGATGATAAGATGAAGTGCATTCGGGAACTTCAATATGGCGAAGTGATGAAATTTGCAATGCAGTTTAAAAGACGTTTCTGGAATGATCCCGGTAGTGTTGGTCAGAGAGTTTTCACTGATACACCGCTGAGACGCGTTTATCATTTCCCTATCGACCAGCCCGGTCCGCGAGGACTTTTGGTTACCTTCACCTCTGCTGAAGATGCCAAAAAAATAGGCCGGCTCACGCCTGAGAACAGACTGATCAAAGCCAGAAAAGTGGTATCAGAGATATGGAATGAAGCGGAGAGATACTGGGAGAATGGCACGATGAAATATTGGAATGAAGATCCCTTTACTCAAGGAAGCTATTCTAGCCTTGGGGTTGGTCAGTCAAGGGACTTCAGGGCAATTGCCGGGCGCCAGGAAGGAATTGTCCATTTTGCCGGTGAACATACCACAGGTGCATCCATGAACGGTGCTATCAAATCTGGTGTTAGAGTTAGTGAAGAGGTTCGTAAAACTATCGGTTAG